The following nucleotide sequence is from Capra hircus breed San Clemente chromosome 4, ASM170441v1, whole genome shotgun sequence.
TCAATGAGAACTAAGGATGTGAAACAAGCAGGATACTGgcccccagatagctgaggtgcatgtCAAAGGAATGAAGCCAGTGAGCTCAGACTCTCGAATCTTCCCAtatacagaaaagcactaaattccttaacctgagatgtctggttttctttaattcacaagATATCtatgatgttcagactacctgccccttGCTGCCAACTTCTATGTAAGCTGCCTCCTCCCCGtgtctcctcagagcagttctctcaggattacttgagatgctgcctcttgggcttgaagtcctgaaaattcccactgaataaaacacaaccctcaacttttaggttgtgattaATTTTTAAGTTGACAGCTCCACACATAGCATCTTGAAACAACAGTAAGCACTATTTCACACAGGATGTGTGGGTCAGGAACTTGAGGCAGCTTAGCCAGGAGATTCTGGCTTGGGACCTTTCAGTCAGGTTGCAATTGAGACGTTGGCCAAGGCTGCAGTAATCTGATACCTGTTTCCAACATGGTTGGCAAATTGGTAGGGGGCCTCAGTTCTTCCTAAATTAACTGTAGGGGCTGTGTATGTCCTTACAACATGGAAGCTGGCTTCACCCCAGTGGAAGTGATCcaagagagagaggcagaagctACATCTTTTATGACCTATAACTTCAGAAGTCACAAGCTATCATTTCTGCAAAGTCTTACTGGTAACACAGGTCAGCCCTGCTGTAGGGAAGAGCCAATTGTGACTCCtagttggatctgtttctttgattTGCTTCTCGTTACTCTATTCTTATAATCTTGCGTAATGGCCTACTTTGGGgacccctgcccctctgcctgactctaagtgcctttgttcagctcacagaGAGACAACTTGACCCAGCCCACCTGTGAATGACTGCAGgagagaaattaacacatccgCTCCTATGTTGCAAGataaatggcctttttactttacttcctcacctcctaACATCTAGATCCAGGTAAGATGGTTATGTTGAgatattagtctgccatcttctctgtcAGTTGGTTTTCCGAATGAAGTCGTATTCCTTGTTTCCACACCTCATCTCCAAGTTTATTGGCCTGTCATGCTGCGAGCAGAGAGAGCCTGGACTGTAATGTACTCAGTATGTTAACAGGACTGCAAAAGGATATGAATCCCAGGAGGCAAGGATCATTGCAGGCCATCTTAAAGGCTAGCTATCACATTCATTAGGCCACTCTTTCCATCACATAGGAAACAGAAATTCCTtgtttcccacgtggctttcctaCATGGTTGGAAAATTGGTAGGGGGCCTCAGTTCTTCCTAAACTATAGGGCTGTGTACGTCCTTACAACATGGAAGCTGGCTTTGCCCCAGAGGAAGTGATCCAAGAGAGAGTGAGGCCTCTCTCTCTTGTGACCAATTTGGGTTGGTATGTGACCAATCCAAAGGTCCTTGAGAAGGGATATTCCCTATTATTTGTTATTGAATTTGCATTCTGTTACACATTAATTTTTAAGATAGTTAGCGTCAATAATTGCTAAAAGTCTGATCAATGATGggcacaatgggaaaaaaaagtctctaGATAATTTGTGTGGGTATgctgtgccaggcagtgtgcttTTCCTGGCTCCACGTCTTTGATGTACTCCTCTATCTACTGCTACACGAGACCTACTACTCAGAGCAAGAATTTAGATTCTGTTCTGAGAGGTAACTAACTGCTGAACAAACCTGAGGAGAGACAAGGTCACATTTGGATTTTATTAGGTTCCTTCTGTTGTCAGTATACAGGATGGGTTGGTGGTggggaggaagaaagagcaatACTGGAAATAGGCTCATTAAAAGTCTGTTTCAGAGAGTCCCTTTATCACAGATAAAGTTTTACACTTGTTATAATTCTCAGTTCCTTAACTAATTTGCAGCTCAGCAAATTAATCTCAGCTGAGCAATGGTATGTGCTGATTTAGTGTTTAATAACAGCTGAGGAGGGTGGGGAacgagaaggaaagaaggaagggaagagggagggaggggaggaaagaaaaaaagggaaaagataaaacTCTGTAGTATctgctacctactccagtgttcttgcctggagaatcccagggctgggggagcctggtgggctgccgtctatggagtcgcacagagttggacacgactgaagtgacttagcagcagcagcagcagtatctgcTAATTTCTGTGGCATCAATACTTTCACCATGGCCAATTTCAAACTACAAACATGATCTCACTGGACAAGGAGCTGGGAAGAGATGTGTACACCTGGCTGATACCACCAGGCTCCAGCACCCACTGCTACCTTCAAGCTCTTTAAGCAGAAGCAGCCAGGAGCAGGTCAGCAGGTCAGAACATGACCCGAAGTCCTCACTCACACGGCCAGCAAGGGGGAAGACAGACTTCTTAGGCACCTGCTCACCCCAGACGGAATCAGTCAGGAGCCAGGGTCCTCACTCTCCGCAGAAACATCCTGGTATTCAACTCCCAACCTGGACTATCCAGACCACAGAATTGGCCTAAGAGTAAGGACAAGATAAAGGACGTGGGCATAGCggcaaaaagtatttttaagtttAAGTGAATTATCTGTATTCATTtactggtagctcaactggtaaagaatctgcctgcaatgcaggataccccagtttgattcctgggtcaggaagatcccctgcagaagggatccCAGTCTTGTGCTcatgttcttccctggtggctcagatgggaaagaatccacctgcaatgaaggagacctgggttcaatccctgggttgggaagatcccttggaggagggcatggtaacccactccagtattcttgcctggagaatcctcatggacagatagagcctggcaggctacagtccatgtggtcacaaagagtcagacacgactgagcaactaagcacagcacacacagccttTCAAAGTATTAAGAGTGAATTATGGAGCAATGCCACCAGATATATAATGCAGTTAAAGTATAACTATGCCTTTTCTCTTGATGAGAAGCTGTTACCTTTTTCTATAAAGCATAACCCTGGAGACATGaatctacatatatatttttttctatagagGATTTAAGTGAACAAGGACCACTCAAAATCATGGTTACCACATTATTATTAATAGGACCCAGTCACATTGGGTTTTTcacaaaatgtgaaaataaaaaatttctttccTCATCTACCATCTCATTGTCTTCATCAAAATTTGCTGAAGCATTTGTTTCACAGAACAGTGTGGAAAGCTGGCCCATTTCCAAACAAAGTGAAAAAACCCTGAATTCCCTGTTAATCGCAGATTCGTATAAGAATATTGTGCTTTTTCTCCAGAGTCCCACAGTCCCACCGTGAGGCTTTAAAGGGCTCTAGCACGCCATGGCGCTGGCACGGAACCTTCCTGGCTGGAGGGTGGTGAGACACCCAGCAGGGGCAGGGAGAATGACTTTCTCCTAGAAGAGTTTTCTAgtgctggggaggggaagggaagggggtaGCCCTTAGGCTAACCTGTCAGTATGCTTCAGGATGGAAGTTTTTGCTAAGCAGTGAAATGGGACAGCTAATTCAGATCCCTTGAGTCCTGTGGTTCTTTATATCTCTTCTGCAAggacctttcctttttttttttttttttccagagaaacctgatgCAAGCTCTTCAAATTCTCTCctaaacatgaaatattttagaGATTATTTTGACTGTAAGTTTTTATGCTTTCTTATAAAAATGAAGAGGTGTGAGATCAGGAGAGGTAGagaaggaagcaaaaagcaaaagaggaacTGACAAGCTACATTTCCTCAAGATGAGTCTTAAGCGATGGTCTTAGTGGAACTACCACAAAAACAATGATCTGACCTCATTGCATCATATCATGAGGAGCATGGTGTTGGTTTAACATTGGTGATAAATTTATTCACCTGGTTAAAGCTGCGACTGCCAAGTTGATCCACTATTACTATTTTCCCCTCTGAAATTAGTAATTTGTGGAGCAGTATTTTGAGACTATGTAAATATCCTGTTTTTTGTCAAACTTTCACCAGTTTTAATTCCATTGATGTTTTCCCAACTCCATCTATTTTTCTATACTGATCATTTGGTATTTTACCGAAGAAgcaacttttctttcttcccgTTTCTATCAGTAGGGATGCATGGCTTTTTGCTTTATTCAACAGAGTCCATGTTATTTTGATGCTTAGATTGTCCCAGATTCAACCAGTAGGAACCTCTTTAAGCCAGCTCCTGTGTAATTTGTTAAGTCTCCATCCTTCTTCGAGTGTTTCTTTTTGCGGAAGACGATGTGCTGGACTCATCTTTCACTTTTCCTACCCTGGGACTGGAATCAGTCTTTTTCTCCAAAGAGCTCTGTGTagggtatatttttaaaaattggtcttGGATAGTGATTGCAAGCCATCTATATTTTTCCCTTCTGGTTGGTAAATCACTCTTGTGAATTTGGTTAGCATGAAGAGTTTCTCCAGCATTTCAGCCACCCTCAGGGAGCTTGTGCAACTTGGGGGCAGACTCCAGACTGTAGTGTGTTAGCATAATCAGCTATGGGGATGGCCAGCCTGAAATGGCTTCACACTTCTAGTACAACATACAGCTCTGGCATCTAATGTCCCATCAGAGCCATGGGTTCAGTGAGGGGTGCTTGTGAATACTATCACTGGGAGGCCAAAAACTAAATTTTGAGGTGACTTACCTATTAGGACCACTTTTCCTGGCAACCTTGAGTTctgaagaatgaagaaatgtCCTCCCATTTAACCATCTGAGAACTCGCAATCTCAAAGAGCACAGATGACTGGAAAAACTCCACTGAAGAGGCAAGTCTAGCCCATTTgactttatttgttgtttttctgtggAATGTTGAAATAGTCCAGGGAACTCCCAAGACCATTCTTAGAAATGAAGggtcttgatgcttttgaaacaaTAATGCCAGATTTTCTGATTCCAACTGCTATTCTACAGGGGTTTAAAAGGGGCTGTGTCTTTTACAATTTGCACGTATATGAGaaacatttctcaaaatatttcaccTTAAAGCACTGataaaaatgacagaaacagaaacttgtaaaaatacatcttttaatAAACATCAAGAAGTACAGTGCAGTTTTATCGAAGTTTTACACTGCAGTTTACAGCAAACATATTATCTATTATAGTGTATATTTATTTACAAGTAAAGTAAATTCAGGCGTTTTTTCCTCCCATGGTTGGATAAACCAAAACTGGTGCATCATACTACATTTAAGGtcttccaaactgttttccaagctTCTGTAAAAGGCCTTTAACATGAAGAGACTTGTAACAACAAAAGAAAGATATCCCCCAACACAATGATAGCCTGATGAATGCTcagaagttatttaaaaaaattataaatatatggatTCCTTTGATGGCTTTGAAGAATAAGAATAGTTTCTGACAGCAAATCTGAAATATTAATGACAATAAGGGAAACAGCTGTTTCTTTTGCCATGTGAATCCATAATAAACACTAATTTGAGGCTACAGtttatgaaaagaataaaaaaaatgctTGTAGTAAAAGttcaacattttatatatatggtCCCATGGACTAAAAACTGTCTAGAATATTAATGGCTGAGTCTGCTTATACAAAGAATGGTGGAATTCTTGACACTTCTGGACAAAGTCAGTGAAAATGGGGACAGAAATTAAttagtaaaaggaaaattaatattaatcTCAGAATTTTACCTGCTGTTGTCTTAGAATGATCAAAACTCAGCTACATCCAAGAAGAGtaaaaaaatacagaaggaaaTCAGAAGCTATTGCTTAAAAACCAGAGTTTTGCATGCTTTCAACTGaaggcatttaaaaattatacaactgGATTTACTTGCTATTTACATAAACCAGTGTTTGGAATTAGAAACAAAAGTACTGCTTTATACACAGAAGTACCAGAAGCATACTCAGATTTGCAAAAGAGGCACAATAACCTGTCAATCATGCAACTAGTTGTATGTAAAATTTGTAATGGATAATAGAACAAATTCCCCATGAACACAGTACAGATGTGGAGCAAATTACATCAAATAAGTAAGCAGCTCAAATTCCTAAGGGTAAAGACCCAATATCCCTGAATCTATAAGCATTCATCTCGGTGTTAACATGGTTTCCTCTAAGCATTATCTCATTACAAGAGAGATTTTAAATACTTCTCCCTCTTTGATATGCTATCATATTTTTAGAGGTGAAAAGGGAACAATtggtgggttttgtttgtttgtttttaccactGTGGCCCATCCAGTTCTCATAAATCTGATACCCTGTTATCACAGCATCAAGACTAAGGTAGGTGCTCTAAAGGATCCAACAAACTGAATTTCTGGATCCAAATATTGCTGGTATTTACAATAAGCCTGACTGCCAGAAAGCCATGTCTTTGGGTGAAATGTACTCCAGGAACAATGATTGAGAAGTGAAGACCAGCTGCCACTGAGGTCAGTTAACCATCTGATCTTCTATCTTGAAGTAAAATTTCTTAGTAGATGGGACGAGATCTCATACTTTCCATGTATCCTCTATAGCATCTAGTAACATGCTGGGCAAAGATATTAGCTCATGGAAATAATCGGTGATGGGGCGGGAACTGAATCAAGAGGGAACCTGGTCATGGGGAGGCCATGCCTCACTCCACCCATCATCCAAAAGGCAGTCACCCCGATGAATCTCTGCAGCTGTCACCGAAGAACAGATGCTTGTCCCCTGCCACTATCTGAAGGAGGACTAACCACTcaggcctctttctttccttctcttggtCACTAAGAGATTACACGTAGGCCTGAGTGCCACCTGGTCAAtgatatctggaaaaaaaaggttttatttttgccTCAAAGGAAGCACCAATCCATCACATGGCACAGTTTAATAGTACAACTTATAGAACCATTAACTTTTATAATTAGGTTAAATGTTATCCATACTAATAGATATTTTAAAGGTTAGGCTTATTCTCTCTGACATCACTtaagatacattttatttttaaacacaggCATGAGGTAGAAGATAAGAACTCACAAAAGAAAGTCATCTTCAAAATACCAAACTCTATTCAATATAATTAGCCCCGAGAAAGAAGTAAGAAAAGTTACAGCCTAAGCTGCTAGACTGGCTACTGATAAACTATTACCcttacctggaaaaaaaaaatcttaatttgaaATTGTCCATTTTTTCCCACCAATTTAAGGTATTATAGAAAAAGGGTGATACACATTCTGACATTCTGCAATATTTCTAAGGCTCGCATTCAACAGCTCCTCTTAATAATCATTTTTTACTATGTGGCTCTAAATCACCTCAATTGAGACACAGGTCCTTTCTACCTAAATAACTGATCAGATATCAATATGGAGGTTAAAAATGCTTTGAGCACAAGAAGCAAGATAAAAGGAATGattcacatttaaaatattgtacTTTTCATAAAAACTAGCAGCACTTCATCCTACCAAAACATACAGATTTGGCTTCACTGATTGATCAGGAACAGAGGAAAATGGATACAGGTCCAAAACAGCTCTTTCAGGAGGGAAATGTGAGGCTACAAGGTTTCTTGAACAATGATTTCCCCATTAGGTGGTGTGGGAAACTACTGGAATGTCGATTTCAATGGCAGAGAGGCGGGAACGGGCTGAATAGGGCTGTGAGTATGTGTGCATACCGGGAGGGTGGGAGTACAGCGGCTGCCAGAAAGGAGAGGGCAAGGACTTGCATGCACAGTACCAAATAAACAGCAGCAGGGCCGTCATAAACAAGCCCCCAGCACTAGCCACAGTGACATACACAGCATAGTCAAACGCAAAGACTGGCTCGAACTTCCTGTTCAGGTGGATGTTGTAAAAGATGACCCAGATGGACGGGGAGAGGCTCACAGTACCCGCCAGGAAAAACAGCAGCCCGGCCACCAGATGGCAGCCCGCACTATTGACCAGGCACTTAGCCAGTTTGATGTTGGGCACGGAGGACCTGAAGGCAGTGTTGCACATTCCGATCAGGCAGAGCAGCAGCGCGCCCATTGCGATCAGGATGCTGAGGGGCAGGGCAAACTGGAGGACCCGCAGGTCCAGCTGGTCCACGGAGGAGTACCAGGCAGCGTCGTACATCAGGCAGTCATTGCCCCCGTCATAACGGGCACACTTCACCCACAGGCCTGTGTAGACGGTCAGGTTCTTCTCGTTTCTGTTGAACGTGATCAGTCGCAACTTCCTCCAGTTGGGAAGCAGCGTGCCCGCAAAGAGGCCTGCTACGGAGGCGATTCCACACAGGAAGGAGAGCACGGTGGCCGCGTGGACATCCCGACAGCCcatggcaggcaggcaggcgtGTGCAGTACTGCCAGTCAGACTGGGGGGACAA
It contains:
- the CLDN12 gene encoding claudin-12, encoding MGCRDVHAATVLSFLCGIASVAGLFAGTLLPNWRKLRLITFNRNEKNLTVYTGLWVKCARYDGGNDCLMYDAAWYSSVDQLDLRVLQFALPLSILIAMGALLLCLIGMCNTAFRSSVPNIKLAKCLVNSAGCHLVAGLLFFLAGTVSLSPSIWVIFYNIHLNRKFEPVFAFDYAVYVTVASAGGLFMTALLLFIWYCACKSLPSPFWQPLYSHPPGMHTYSQPYSARSRLSAIEIDIPVVSHTT